The following proteins are co-located in the Engraulis encrasicolus isolate BLACKSEA-1 chromosome 2, IST_EnEncr_1.0, whole genome shotgun sequence genome:
- the adap2 gene encoding arf-GAP with dual PH domain-containing protein 2 isoform X1, translating into MANHERNKKILLELAKQPDNNRCADCCAPEPDWASYKLGVFVCLKCSGTHRNLPTVSRIKSIRLDFWDDELVEFMKANGNRAAREIYEKDVPAFYYRPQPGDCEVLREQWIRAKYERLEFTAEKNLLQKPYTSGVREGILWKKGKDNGHFQKRKFVLSFADFSLKYFNKEDESKGPKSVIAIRNLNATFQPQKIGHAHGLQIAFSKEGCTRNLFVYHENGQEIVTWFNTIRAARFAYLKTAYPSASDTELLPQITRSYLKEGFMEKTGPSHREPFKRRWFILDALNRKLLYFKSQLDAEELGVVFLGSEKHGYSASESSAVGARGNKWKYGLAVHTPERKFLFMCEQEREQREWLEALRQVIATPMQPQHYTSKKNTHMQPHHYTTEATLKRRR; encoded by the exons ATGGCAAATCACGAGCGCAACAAAAAGATTCTGCTAGAACTGGCCAAACAGCCGGATAACAATCGCTGCGCGGATTGTTGCGCACCGG AGCCAGATTGGGCCTCCTACAAACTAGGTGTATTTGTATGCCTAAAGTGCTCAGGGACTCACCGCAACCTGCCCACAGTTAGTCGCATCAAATCCATACGGCTGGACTTCTGGGATGATGAACTGGTAGAG TTCATGAAGGCCAATGGGAATCGTGCAGCTCGAGAAATCTATGAGAAGGATGTCCCCGCCTTCTACTACCGGCCACAGCCTGGTGACTGCGA GGTTCTGAGGGAGCAGTGGATTCGAGCCAAATATGAGCGATTAGAATTTACAGCAGAGAAAAATCTCCTCCAGAAGCCCTATACATCTG GTGTCCGCGAGGGAATCCTTTGGAAAAAGGGGAAGGACAATGGACATTTTCAGAAGAGGAAGTTTGTGCTGTCGTTCGCAGATTTTAGCCTGAAGTACTTCAACAAGGAGGAT GAATCAAAAGGGCCCAAGTCAGTCATTGCGATACGGAACTTGAATGCTACTTTCCAGCCACAGAAAATTGGACATGCACATGGTCTTCAGATTGCCTTTTCAAAGGAAGGCTGCACAAGAAACCTTTTTGTTTATCATGAAAATGGTCAG GAGATAGTGACTTGGTTTAACACCATAAGAGCTGCACGCTTTGCCTACCTGAAGACGGCTTATCCCAGTGCCAGTGATACTGAG CTGTTACCACAGATTACACGGAGCTACCTTAAAGAAGGCTTCATGGAGAAAACAGGTCCCTCA CATCGAGAGCCATTCAAAAGGAGATGGTTTATCCTGGATGCACTGAACAGAAAACTGCTGTATTTTAAATCCCAACTA GATGCTGAGGAGCTGGGTGTCGTGTTCCTGGGCTCGGAGAAGCACGGCTATTCGGCCAGCGAGAGCTCGGCTGTGGGCGCGCGGGGCAACAAGTGGAAGTACGGCCTGGCGGTGCACACGCCTGAGAGGAAGTTCCTGTTCATGTGCGAGCAggagagggagcagagggagTGGCTGGAGGCCCTCAGACAGGTCATCGCTACGCCCATGCAGCCCCAGCACTACACCAGtaagaagaacacacacatgcagccccaCCACTACACCA
- the adap2 gene encoding arf-GAP with dual PH domain-containing protein 2 isoform X2 — translation MANHERNKKILLELAKQPDNNRCADCCAPEPDWASYKLGVFVCLKCSGTHRNLPTVSRIKSIRLDFWDDELVEFMKANGNRAAREIYEKDVPAFYYRPQPGDCEVLREQWIRAKYERLEFTAEKNLLQKPYTSGVREGILWKKGKDNGHFQKRKFVLSFADFSLKYFNKEDESKGPKSVIAIRNLNATFQPQKIGHAHGLQIAFSKEGCTRNLFVYHENGQEIVTWFNTIRAARFAYLKTAYPSASDTELLPQITRSYLKEGFMEKTGPSHREPFKRRWFILDALNRKLLYFKSQLDAEELGVVFLGSEKHGYSASESSAVGARGNKWKYGLAVHTPERKFLFMCEQEREQREWLEALRQVIATPMQPQHYTTEATLKRRR, via the exons ATGGCAAATCACGAGCGCAACAAAAAGATTCTGCTAGAACTGGCCAAACAGCCGGATAACAATCGCTGCGCGGATTGTTGCGCACCGG AGCCAGATTGGGCCTCCTACAAACTAGGTGTATTTGTATGCCTAAAGTGCTCAGGGACTCACCGCAACCTGCCCACAGTTAGTCGCATCAAATCCATACGGCTGGACTTCTGGGATGATGAACTGGTAGAG TTCATGAAGGCCAATGGGAATCGTGCAGCTCGAGAAATCTATGAGAAGGATGTCCCCGCCTTCTACTACCGGCCACAGCCTGGTGACTGCGA GGTTCTGAGGGAGCAGTGGATTCGAGCCAAATATGAGCGATTAGAATTTACAGCAGAGAAAAATCTCCTCCAGAAGCCCTATACATCTG GTGTCCGCGAGGGAATCCTTTGGAAAAAGGGGAAGGACAATGGACATTTTCAGAAGAGGAAGTTTGTGCTGTCGTTCGCAGATTTTAGCCTGAAGTACTTCAACAAGGAGGAT GAATCAAAAGGGCCCAAGTCAGTCATTGCGATACGGAACTTGAATGCTACTTTCCAGCCACAGAAAATTGGACATGCACATGGTCTTCAGATTGCCTTTTCAAAGGAAGGCTGCACAAGAAACCTTTTTGTTTATCATGAAAATGGTCAG GAGATAGTGACTTGGTTTAACACCATAAGAGCTGCACGCTTTGCCTACCTGAAGACGGCTTATCCCAGTGCCAGTGATACTGAG CTGTTACCACAGATTACACGGAGCTACCTTAAAGAAGGCTTCATGGAGAAAACAGGTCCCTCA CATCGAGAGCCATTCAAAAGGAGATGGTTTATCCTGGATGCACTGAACAGAAAACTGCTGTATTTTAAATCCCAACTA GATGCTGAGGAGCTGGGTGTCGTGTTCCTGGGCTCGGAGAAGCACGGCTATTCGGCCAGCGAGAGCTCGGCTGTGGGCGCGCGGGGCAACAAGTGGAAGTACGGCCTGGCGGTGCACACGCCTGAGAGGAAGTTCCTGTTCATGTGCGAGCAggagagggagcagagggagTGGCTGGAGGCCCTCAGACAGGTCATCGCTACGCCCATGCAGCCCCAGCACTACACCA